In Scatophagus argus isolate fScaArg1 chromosome 14, fScaArg1.pri, whole genome shotgun sequence, the following proteins share a genomic window:
- the rhogb gene encoding ras homolog family member Gb: MQSIKCVVVGDGAVGKTCLLISYTTGAFPKEYIPTVFDNYSSQVTVDNRIISLNLWDTAGQEEYDRLRTLSYPQTNVFIICFSISSPASYENVKHKWHPEVSHHCPGVPILLVGTKSDLRNDADTQRKLKEQNQTPVTHQQGTALARQIHAIRYLECSALNQDGIKDVFTEAVRAFLNPQPTVSKRPCVLL, from the exons atGCAGAGCATAAAGTGTGTTGTGGTGGGTGACGGTGCTGTGGGGAAGACCTGCCTGCTCATCTCCTACACCACCGGAGCTTTTCCCAAAGAGTACATCCCCACTGTGTTCGACAACTACAgcagccag GTGACGGTGGACAACAGGATCATCAGTCTCAACCTGTGGGACACAGCGGGTCAAGAGGAGTATGATCGACTGAGGACGCTGTCCTACCCGCAGACCAACGTCTTCATCATCTGCTTCTCCATCTCGAGTCCCGCGTCCTATGAGAACGTCAAGCACAAGTGGCatccagag GTGTCACACCACTGTCCTGGCGTTCCCATCCTCTTGGTCGGCACAAAGAGCGACCTCCGGAACGACGCCGACACTCAGAGGAAGCTGAAAGAGCAGAACCAGACGCCTGTCACCCACCAGCAGGGCACCGCACTCGCCCGCCAGATCCACGCCATCCGCTACCTGGAGTGCTCGGCCCTGAACCAGGACGGCATCAAGGACGTGTTCACAGAGGCCGTGAGGGCCTTCCTGAACCCGCAGCCCACTGTCAGCAAGAGGCCCTGCGTCCTGCTGTAG
- the pgap2 gene encoding post-GPI attachment to proteins factor 2 isoform X2 → MLQGPYGSLDRDRPLIRLPFTSFAVGTVLLPLTGLIACLFISLVYHFEDATYTHCHVSNYLPSISAAISRVPERYIWRCCIGLHSAPRYLVSAAYFTFYRSRFAKRLPELLLSGLALLCSLAENTGLLLLTYVSSTETYTSSLLHMLITCRLWQVIRRHYVNPEEVTSYRWKVRLFLFNIICCLVAAYFFRRHNKFCEEGVYTLFALFEYLVVFSNMAFHMTAFWDFGSKEVIVATPPEDKRY, encoded by the exons ATGCTCCAGGGGCCGTACGGCAGCCTGGACCGGGACCGGCCCCTCATCCGGCTCCCTTTCACCAGCTTCGCTGTGGGGACGGTCCTGCTGCCTCTGACGGGCCTCATTGCCTGCCTCTTCATCTCGCTCGTGTACCACTTTGAGGACGCGACGTACACACACTGTCAT GTGTCAAACTACCTGCCATCCATCAGTGCTGCCATCAGCCGCGTGCCGGAGCGCTACATCTGGCGCTGCTGCATCGGCCTGCACTCGGCGCCGCGCTACCTGGTGTCCGCCGCCTACTTCACCTTCTACCGCAGTCGCTTCGCCAAGAGGCTGccggagctgctgctgagcggGCTGgccctcctctgcagcctcgCCGAAAACACgggcctgctgctgctcacataCGTGTCGTCCACCGAAACATACA CGAGCTCGCTGCTGCACATGCTCATTACATGCAGGCTGTGGCAGGTGATCAGGAGACACTATGTGAACCCAGAG gaagtgacatcataCCGCTGGAAGGTGCGTCTCTTCCTGTTTAACATCATCTGTTGTCTTGTGGCTGCTTACTTCTTCAGACGCCACAACAAGTTCTGTGAGGAGGGAG TCTACACCCTGTTCGCCCTCTTTGAATACCTGGTGGTGTTCTCCAACATGGCCTTCCACATGACAGCCTTCTGGGACTTTGGGAGCAAAGAGGTGATTGTGGCCACGCCCCCTGAGGACAAGCGATACTGA
- the pgap2 gene encoding post-GPI attachment to proteins factor 2 isoform X1, giving the protein MLQGPYGSLDRDRPLIRLPFTSFAVGTVLLPLTGLIACLFISLVYHFEDATYTHCHVSNYLPSISAAISRVPERYIWRCCIGLHSAPRYLVSAAYFTFYRSRFAKRLPELLLSGLALLCSLAENTGLLLLTYVSSTETYNVHKNGFIVFIASSLLHMLITCRLWQVIRRHYVNPEEVTSYRWKVRLFLFNIICCLVAAYFFRRHNKFCEEGVYTLFALFEYLVVFSNMAFHMTAFWDFGSKEVIVATPPEDKRY; this is encoded by the exons ATGCTCCAGGGGCCGTACGGCAGCCTGGACCGGGACCGGCCCCTCATCCGGCTCCCTTTCACCAGCTTCGCTGTGGGGACGGTCCTGCTGCCTCTGACGGGCCTCATTGCCTGCCTCTTCATCTCGCTCGTGTACCACTTTGAGGACGCGACGTACACACACTGTCAT GTGTCAAACTACCTGCCATCCATCAGTGCTGCCATCAGCCGCGTGCCGGAGCGCTACATCTGGCGCTGCTGCATCGGCCTGCACTCGGCGCCGCGCTACCTGGTGTCCGCCGCCTACTTCACCTTCTACCGCAGTCGCTTCGCCAAGAGGCTGccggagctgctgctgagcggGCTGgccctcctctgcagcctcgCCGAAAACACgggcctgctgctgctcacataCGTGTCGTCCACCGAAACATACA atgttCATAAAAATGGCTTCATTGTGTTCATAGCGAGCTCGCTGCTGCACATGCTCATTACATGCAGGCTGTGGCAGGTGATCAGGAGACACTATGTGAACCCAGAG gaagtgacatcataCCGCTGGAAGGTGCGTCTCTTCCTGTTTAACATCATCTGTTGTCTTGTGGCTGCTTACTTCTTCAGACGCCACAACAAGTTCTGTGAGGAGGGAG TCTACACCCTGTTCGCCCTCTTTGAATACCTGGTGGTGTTCTCCAACATGGCCTTCCACATGACAGCCTTCTGGGACTTTGGGAGCAAAGAGGTGATTGTGGCCACGCCCCCTGAGGACAAGCGATACTGA